One Alkalinema sp. FACHB-956 genomic region harbors:
- a CDS encoding Uma2 family endonuclease: protein MNQPIATTSLPCMDTLPTMHDLPSDDPLEPGLPDEFHGLQPQLLAETLHLTDYAESEVFYAFDLNLYYDPNNTGWYKRPDWFLVVGVPRLYQGKTTRSSYVTWDEQVNPVMAIEFLSPGTEAEDLGPFAPKPLPPTQPGKPPSKFTVYEQILQIPNYLVFNETDRRLRYFRLVDGRYAEQAIAPQNPLI from the coding sequence ATGAACCAACCCATCGCTACCACCTCGCTGCCTTGCATGGATACCTTGCCAACCATGCATGACCTTCCTAGCGACGACCCCTTGGAGCCCGGTTTGCCCGACGAATTTCATGGCTTACAGCCGCAATTGTTAGCAGAAACGTTACATCTGACGGATTACGCTGAAAGTGAAGTATTTTACGCCTTCGACCTGAATCTCTACTACGACCCGAATAATACGGGCTGGTACAAGCGCCCCGACTGGTTCCTCGTTGTCGGCGTCCCCCGTCTGTATCAGGGGAAAACCACCCGTTCTAGCTATGTGACCTGGGACGAGCAAGTCAATCCGGTGATGGCGATCGAATTTCTGTCGCCCGGAACCGAAGCAGAAGACCTGGGGCCGTTTGCACCCAAACCCCTACCACCGACCCAACCCGGCAAACCACCCAGCAAATTCACCGTCTACGAGCAAATTCTGCAAATTCCTAATTACTTGGTGTTTAACGAAACCGATCGACGATTACGGTATTTCCGATTAGTTGATGGACGTTATGCCGAACAAGCGATCGCGCCTCAAAATCCGCTGATTT
- a CDS encoding alpha/beta fold hydrolase, with product MTIASPVVAVPGQYWSWRGFKIYYVKAGGRAGESQTSRPALLLVHGFGASTDHWKKNIAGLQQEFEVYAIDLLGFGRSDKAETQYGGDLWADQLYDFIQEVIGKPTVIAGNSIGGYVALATTARFPEVAKGAILLNPAGGFSEDLQNRPQPTPLQKLMGTTFKTLLNQDWFSWFIFKYVQNKAFIRKTLKQVYVNQSEVTDELVEDIYRPSCDRGAAKVFALVFRAPKGESNDSLLQKLTQPLYLLWGEQDPWVGNARQRGAKFSKYYPEARQDFIPAGHCPHDDAPELVNQKIREWLLATF from the coding sequence ATGACCATTGCCTCCCCTGTTGTCGCTGTGCCGGGTCAATATTGGTCTTGGCGAGGATTCAAAATTTACTATGTCAAGGCGGGTGGGCGAGCAGGAGAGTCTCAGACTAGTCGGCCTGCGTTGTTGTTAGTCCATGGGTTTGGGGCTTCGACGGATCACTGGAAGAAGAACATTGCGGGGTTACAACAGGAGTTTGAAGTTTATGCGATCGATCTGTTGGGTTTTGGACGATCGGATAAGGCTGAAACGCAGTATGGTGGAGATCTTTGGGCCGATCAACTCTATGATTTCATCCAAGAGGTCATTGGGAAGCCGACGGTGATTGCAGGGAATTCGATCGGCGGGTATGTGGCTTTGGCAACCACGGCTCGTTTTCCAGAAGTGGCTAAGGGCGCTATTTTATTGAATCCTGCCGGTGGATTTAGCGAGGATTTGCAGAATCGTCCCCAGCCGACTCCCTTACAAAAGCTAATGGGCACGACGTTTAAAACGCTGCTCAATCAAGACTGGTTCAGTTGGTTTATTTTCAAATATGTGCAAAATAAAGCGTTTATTCGTAAAACCCTCAAGCAAGTGTATGTGAATCAGTCGGAAGTTACCGATGAGTTGGTGGAAGATATCTATCGTCCTTCCTGCGATCGGGGTGCAGCTAAGGTGTTTGCGTTAGTATTTCGTGCACCGAAGGGAGAATCGAATGATTCTCTGTTGCAAAAGCTGACTCAACCGCTTTATTTACTGTGGGGTGAGCAAGATCCTTGGGTGGGGAATGCTCGGCAGCGGGGAGCCAAGTTTAGCAAATATTATCCTGAGGCTCGGCAGGATTTTATTCCGGCTGGTCACTGTCCCCACGATGATGCGCCGGAATTGGTGAACCAAAAGATTCGGGAATGGCTGTTGGCAACGTTTTAG